The nucleotide sequence GCCTGCAGCATGGCAAGACCGGCGCCCTGCCTGTCATCGGCCGCGTCTTCGTGACGATGAAGGAAATCCTCTACTGCAAGGGCGCCATGCTGCGCTCCGGCCTGCTCGGCTTTTTGATCGGTGTGCTGCCGGGTACCGGCGCCTCGGTGGCGGGGGCCGTCTCCTACACCACCGAGAAACGTGTCAGCGACAAGAACAACACCTTCGGTACCGGCGACATGCGCGGCCTGGCCGCGCCGGAAGCCGCCAACAACGCGTCCGCAGCGGGCTCCTTCGTGCCGATGCTGACCCTGGGCATTCCGGGCTCCGGCACCACCGCCGTGCTACTGGGCGCGCTGATGCTCTACAACATCACGCCCGGCCCGATGATGTTCAGCGAGCATCCCAAGGTCGCGGGCGGGCTGATCGCCTCGCTGTACATCGGCAACATCGTGCTGTTGCTGCTCAACCTGCCGCTGGCCGGCTTCTTCGCGCGCGTGCTGACCATCCCGCGCTGGGCGCTGGTACCGGGCATCGTCATCCTGTCCTTCGTCGGGGTCTATCAGCTGCATTCCGACATGGGGGCCATCTATCTGATGCTGGGCATCGGCGTGCTGGGCTACCTGTTGCGCAAGCTGAACTTCTCGCTGGCCACCATCGTGCTGGGCTTCGTGCTCGGCGGACTGATGGAAGAGAATCTGCGTCGTGCCCTGGCCATCAGCGGTGGCGACAGCAGTATCCTGTGGCAATCGGGCATCTCGCAGGGCCTGTGGCTGGCCTCGCTGTTGCTGCTGCTCGGGCCTTTCCTGCTGTCACGACTCGGCAAGCGCAAGACGCGTACAGCCTGATCAAGGCACCCCGTGTGGCAAACCCCAAGCCCCCGTTCTCCATCAGGAGTCCGGGGGCTTCTTGGTGGCAGGCTCCCCGCCTGTGGCATCATGGCCCTCTCCATCTACCAGACAAGCTCCGCCACGGATTCCCCCACAAGCCCTCACACAAGGATTGCCGCGTGTTCGAAACATCGTCTGCCGCCGATGCCATCAGCGTCACCCAGCTGAATCGTGAGTCCAAGCGCCTGCTGGAGCGGGGGCTGGGGGAGCTCTGGATCGAGGGGGAAATCTCGGGTTTCTCGCAGCCACGCTCTGGCCACTGCTACTTCACGCTCAAGGATGACAACGCCCAGGTGCGTTGTGCGCTGTTCAAGAGCCGCGCCCAGTTCCTGCGTGAGAAGCCCAAGGATGGTGACCGGGTGCGGGTGCGCGCCAAGGTGTCGCTGTTCGAGGCGCGTGGCGACTATCAGTTGATCGTCGAGGCGCTGCAGCAGGCGGGGCTGGGGGAGTGGCTGGCGCGCCTGGCACGCCTCAAGGAGCAGCTGGCAGCCGAGGGCGTGTTCGCCAATCAGCGCGCCCTGCCCCACCCGCCGCGCCATCTGGGGGTGATCACCTCCGCGACCGGCGCGGCGCTGCAGGACGTGATCGCGGTGACCCGCAAGCGCTGGCCTCAGGCACGCCTGAGCGTGCTGCCGGTGGCGGTGCAGGGGCCACAGGCGGTACCCCAGCTGATTCGTGCGGTGGCGATGGCCAATCGCGACAGCGATTGCGATGCGCTGCTGATCACGCGGGGCGGCGGCAGTCTCGAGGACCTGTGGGCCTTCAATGACCAGCATCTGGCGCGCGCGATCTTCCACTCGCGCCTGCCGGTGGTGGCGGCCATCGGCCACGAGACTGACACCACACTGGCGGAACTGGCCGCCGACCTGCGCGCGCCCACGCCATCCGCCGCCGCCGAGGCGCTGTATCCGGATCAACGTGCCCAGGTGCAGCAGCTGGCTGCCCTCACGCAGCGTCTGTGGCGCGCTCAGCGCGGACGGCTCGATCAGGCGGCACAGCGACTGGATCACGCCCGCTCGCGCCTGCGCCATCCGGCGCGCGAGCTGCAGGCCCAGCGTCAGCAAGCCCGTGAGCTGGAGCGCCGCCTGCACGCCGCAGTGCGCATGCGCATGACCCGTGAGCAGCAGAAGGCCGACCAGCTGACCCGCCGCCTGCAGCAGGCCAGCCCCGCACGCGACATCCAGCGCCATCGCCAGCAGCTGGCGATGCTGACACCACGCCTCGACAATGCCCTGCCGCGCCGGCTGGCAGCGGATCGTGAGCGACTGGAAGGCGCGATGCGCGCACTGAACGCGGTCAGCCCGCTCAACGTGCTCAACCGCGGCTATGCCATCGTCGAGCGCGTCGGCGGCAGCCAGACGCCGGCAGCGGACGACAGCAAGGTGATCCGCGCCGCCCATCAGACCCAGCCCGGCGAGATGCTCTCGATCCGCCTCGGCGAGGGTCGTCTGGCCGTCGAGGTCAAGCGCCGCTACAAGCCCAGGCCCTGAGCACCTGATCGGCACTGATGCGCCACCAGACCGAAAAAAGCCCCGCTACCGAAACCGGTAACGGGGCTTTTTCATGGGCGGTTCACGTCAGATACACCGAACCGCTCTTGATCACTCGCCTTGCGCACCACTCACACTGACACGCGTGAACGGCTACGCAGGTCTTGACCCTGGTCTTTCGCGTGACTTCGGACGCGCTGGATTGCTTTTGACCTTACGCCTTTCGCGCAGCTTCGGGCGCGCTGGATCGCTTTTGACCTTACGCCTTTCGCGCAGCTTCGGGCGCGCTGGATCAAAAGTCAGGCGGTCCCTGCTCGGCGCCCGGCTTGAAGGCGCCCGGCTCCAGATCATGACGTCCCAGCAGCTTGTAGAAATCGGTGCGGTTGCGCCCGGCGATCCGCGCGGCCTGGGTCACGTTGCCTTCGGTGATCTTGAGCACCTTGATCAGATAGCTGCGCTCGAAACCGGCACGCGCCTCGGAGAAGGACGGCAAGGCGTTCTCTTCTGCGGCCAGCGCCTGGGAGACCAGCGCTTCCGGAATCATCGAGGAGCTGGTGAGGGCGACACACTGCTCGACCACGTTGACCAGCTGACGCACGTTGCCCGGCCAGGCACTGGAGGCCAGCAGATTGAGCGCTTCCGGCGAGAAGCCCTTCACGAACGGCTTGTGGCGGGCAGCCGCCTGGCTGATCAGGTACTTGGCCAGCAGCGGCACATCCTCGGCACGCTCGCGCAGGGCGGGCAGCTTGAGATTGACCACGTTGAGGCGGTAGTAGAGATCTTCGCGGAAGTCGCCGTCATGCATCGCCTTGTCGAGGTTGCGGTGCGTGGCGGAGATGATGCGCACATCGATGGGCACTGACGTCGTGGAGCCCAGCGGGCGGATCTGACGCTCCTGCAGCGCACGCAGCAGCTTGACCTGCAACGCCAGCGGCATGTCGCCGATCTCATCGAGGAACAGGGTGCCGCCATCCGCCGCCTGGAACAGGCCCTGGTGCGCGCTGACCGCACCGGTGAAGGAGCCCTTGGCGTGACCGAACAGCTCGCTTTCCAGCAGTTGCTCCGGCAGCGCGCCACAGTTGATGGCGACGAAGGGACGCGAGGCACGCGGGCTGGCGTTGTGGATGGCCTTGGCCATCAGCTCCTTGCCGGAGCCGGACGGGCCGGTGACCAGCACGCTGACATCGGAAGCCGCGACCATGCGTGCCTGCTCGAGAATCTGCTCCATCTGCGGGGAA is from Cobetia marina and encodes:
- a CDS encoding tripartite tricarboxylate transporter permease — encoded protein: MFDFILQGFGVALTPLNLGLAFSGALLGTLFGALPGIGPINGIAILMPLAYTLGLPAESALILLAGIYTGAEYGGRMSSILLNVPGDAGAVMTTLDGYPLAKQGLAGPALGISAISSFVGASIAILGLTLFAPLLAKVAVQFGPAELFTMMVFAFASMSVMMGKDPVKTALGAILGVLIGTVGVDSGTGIQRFTFDIPDLYDGIDFVVLIIGMFAISEILLMLESRLQHGKTGALPVIGRVFVTMKEILYCKGAMLRSGLLGFLIGVLPGTGASVAGAVSYTTEKRVSDKNNTFGTGDMRGLAAPEAANNASAAGSFVPMLTLGIPGSGTTAVLLGALMLYNITPGPMMFSEHPKVAGGLIASLYIGNIVLLLLNLPLAGFFARVLTIPRWALVPGIVILSFVGVYQLHSDMGAIYLMLGIGVLGYLLRKLNFSLATIVLGFVLGGLMEENLRRALAISGGDSSILWQSGISQGLWLASLLLLLGPFLLSRLGKRKTRTA
- the xseA gene encoding exodeoxyribonuclease VII large subunit, encoding MFETSSAADAISVTQLNRESKRLLERGLGELWIEGEISGFSQPRSGHCYFTLKDDNAQVRCALFKSRAQFLREKPKDGDRVRVRAKVSLFEARGDYQLIVEALQQAGLGEWLARLARLKEQLAAEGVFANQRALPHPPRHLGVITSATGAALQDVIAVTRKRWPQARLSVLPVAVQGPQAVPQLIRAVAMANRDSDCDALLITRGGGSLEDLWAFNDQHLARAIFHSRLPVVAAIGHETDTTLAELAADLRAPTPSAAAEALYPDQRAQVQQLAALTQRLWRAQRGRLDQAAQRLDHARSRLRHPARELQAQRQQARELERRLHAAVRMRMTREQQKADQLTRRLQQASPARDIQRHRQQLAMLTPRLDNALPRRLAADRERLEGAMRALNAVSPLNVLNRGYAIVERVGGSQTPAADDSKVIRAAHQTQPGEMLSIRLGEGRLAVEVKRRYKPRP
- the glrR gene encoding two-component system response regulator GlrR, giving the protein MKYAQAHILLVDDDASLLKLLGMRLESRGFKVTTASSGREALSRLEAARPDLVLSDLRMDEMDGMALFGELQKRQPGMPVILLTAHGSIPDAVSATRQGVFSFLTKPVDKDELFAAIDEALAQAPPVKEGDDAWRAGIITRSPQMEQILEQARMVAASDVSVLVTGPSGSGKELMAKAIHNASPRASRPFVAINCGALPEQLLESELFGHAKGSFTGAVSAHQGLFQAADGGTLFLDEIGDMPLALQVKLLRALQERQIRPLGSTTSVPIDVRIISATHRNLDKAMHDGDFREDLYYRLNVVNLKLPALRERAEDVPLLAKYLISQAAARHKPFVKGFSPEALNLLASSAWPGNVRQLVNVVEQCVALTSSSMIPEALVSQALAAEENALPSFSEARAGFERSYLIKVLKITEGNVTQAARIAGRNRTDFYKLLGRHDLEPGAFKPGAEQGPPDF